In Bacillus sp. SM2101, the DNA window AATACATTGGCTATAATTGATGAATTATTTAGTGTAGAAGAAGAGTTAAATCGCTCCATTTTATTAAATAAAAGTTTAATTAAACAATAATTTAAGACACTTCTACACTTATTTAGTAAATAAAATGTTTAATGAGTCTATTAGTTTTTTCTACTGCCCAACTTGAGAATTGTTATTCAATAATATAGCGAATTTTTCTAAGAGATGCGCCTTTATTTATGATTTGGGGTATTATCTTGAAGACTTGAAATCGAGATAAATTGATAGGTGTTAGTATTGAGTAAAGTTACTCGAAAAATAAGGAGATAGTAAAACGTTAATATATTGTATAGATACTAATATTTATGTAGACTTAGCAAGAGTTACATATTACACAAATATTGAGAATATTGCGTCAAGAGAACAGGATGAGTAATTCAAAAAATTAATGTTATTTACACTTGCTACGGGGGATACTTATGAAAACTCACTATTATCTAGGCTGGTTTAATAATTTTTTCCCAGAGAATTTGGGAAGGGCTTTACAAGAGGATATAACTGATAGAAAATCGCTTGTTATGATTAGTTCAAATCCATCTTCTTATGAAGATGATGGTGCTACTGAGCGATCGTGGCTTGACCAGGCCGGTATTATATTTGATGAATATCATTTAATTAATTATCGCGTACAGAAGGAAGATGCCCAAAAGTTAATTCAAAATGCTTCAGTCATTTTCTTGTTGGGTGGAAATATTATTAACCAAAATGGTTTTTTGATGGAATATGAATTGTCGGATTTGATAAAAAAAAGCAGATCCGTTGTGATGGGAGCAAGCGCTGGTGCAATCAATATGTCTGATAAATTTTTATGCTCGAAAAACTTTGGAGATGAAATAAGCTCTGTTTACGACGGAATCGGCCTTGACGATTTTTCCGTCCGGGCTCATTTTGATCTTGAAAATAACTTTGCGCTAATTCAAAGCGAACTGTCTTCCTTATCGGAAGAAATAAATATTTATGCGTCGAACAAAGATTGCGCTGTACGTACAAAGGGAGACAAAATTGACATTTTTGGCA includes these proteins:
- a CDS encoding Type 1 glutamine amidotransferase-like domain-containing protein is translated as MKTHYYLGWFNNFFPENLGRALQEDITDRKSLVMISSNPSSYEDDGATERSWLDQAGIIFDEYHLINYRVQKEDAQKLIQNASVIFLLGGNIINQNGFLMEYELSDLIKKSRSVVMGASAGAINMSDKFLCSKNFGDEISSVYDGIGLDDFSVRAHFDLENNFALIQSELSSLSEEINIYASNKDCAVRTKGDKIDIFGNVYLISHSKIQKLDETL